Genomic window (Ascochyta rabiei chromosome 13, complete sequence):
AAATCACCACATCTACTTTCTTGGCAGCCAATACTTGTACTGCAGTGCAATTTAGGATGAACTGGTACAAGCCAGATGGTTTGTGTGTGAAGTCGCGTGGTGTGGAGGGGTAAGCTGGTACAGTGACGCGGGGCAGTAGCTTCCTTGTTATCACCAAAAATTCGAACGTTCACATCAAAGCACCTTGAGCGTTCGGACGCTTCACAACAACGTCTTCTCGCCGATATTCCTATCCCCAGCATCATTGTAGTCAACGCACGATGACGGAACCCGCCCCCGTTCCACCCATCTCTCCCCCACCTAACCCGCCCACAGAACGCCCGCTACACACCCTCCCACCGCCATTCTCAGAAGACGCTCTCACACCCATAACCCAAGGCGCCGAAGCTCTCGTCTACAAAACCACTTTCCTCACCCCCTCAACGCCGGCCGTTGTAAAATACCGCCCACCAAAGCCCTACCGACACCCCACCCTCGACAAGCGCCTCACAAGGTCGCGCCTCCTCGCTGAGGCTAGGAGTCTTGTGCGAGTGAAGCGTGAGGGCGTGAACGTGCCTGGCGTGCTGGGCTGCGACGCAGATGCGGGGTGGTTGGTTCTGGAATATGTGGATGGGCGGACGGTACGAAGCGTACTGGACACATGGGCTGAGGAAGTAAAGGAGGAAGAGAAACGTGTGTTCAGTGAGGGCGATGATGTGGGGCAGTTGGCGCGGGTGGGAGGAGGCAGAGAGACAGAGATCATGGACCTAATGGGGAGGGTGGGTAGAGAGGTTGGCAAGTTGCATGAATTGGGAGTCTGCCACGGAGACCTGACAACGAGCAACCTGATGTTGAGGTTCCCagacgaagaagagagcGGGCAAACGAAGCCGGCAGGGAGGATGACAACGAGCGCTATGCGCGAGGCGGCGATGAACGGGGAGGAACCTCCACCGCTGGAGATACCTGACGAGGCGCCGCAGAGCTCTGAGCGTCAGTCGCTAGCTGGCAAAATCTACCTCATCGACTTTGGTCTCACGTCTTCAACAATCCAAGACGAAGACCGTGCAGTCGACTTGTACGTTCTCGAACGCGCCTTTTCGGCTACACATCCTGCTGCCGAACCCTTATTCCATGAGGTGCTGGCGGCATATGGCAAGAGCTACAAGGGTGCTAAGAGCGTTCTGAAGAGGCTGGAAGGTGTGCGGTTGAGGGGCCGCAAAAGAAGTATGTTGGGTTAGGAGAGCAGTTGATCACCTATTATACCCAGACGTCTTTACGAAATATACAACATGCGAACACCATCAGACGTCACGCCCTAGCACCCAAGCATTGCGTTACTGCCGACCCATTGTCATCTCAGCGTTGAAATACTATTGTCTCATTTGGGTCCACATTCACCTCTCCCATGCAGGCATATACGCCCGCAAACATTACTTGCGCCCACATCTGTCCCAAGACAACAATGGCAAGCTACGACAATGCTAACGTATTCTTTCAGTGTGCAGCGCGTCGATATAAAGCACGACATCCACTTTTCGTCTTCTGCTAAGTACCTCCAACATCTTGAGGCCGCGCCAGCCACATACATCTCGATTTGAACCAATCCGGAAATGGCTTCCTACTTAGTCTCACGTTCGACACCCAAGCAACCATTCGACATGTCTCAACTCTTGCATCCTAGGGATCCCATCGACGTTCTCTATTCTACATCGGCTGCTCCTCACAGTCTGATCCCTCACGCAGACCCGACAATCCCAACGCCTGAGGCTCTCATCGCTCTTCCTCAACTATCCCTTCAAGCCGTCAACCCCACCGGCCCCACCCGCAACCAAGCCCTGTCTCCCACCTCCATGGTTCCGCAGCAGGGCCGTGACAAGCCAAGATCGACAAGGCGGTACAAGCTGGCATCGAAGGAGCTTGCATCGTCAGCCAAGATACCCACACTGTCCATGACGGGACCGAACTCGATTCGCGGCCAGCAGTGTGTTGTCATGTGAGAGCGCGATTGCAGGGCGCAGGCAGTTGAGAGGAAGACATCAGAGAGGTGTGGAGGTGTGAGTGCGCCAATAGGCAAGAGCGATTTCCCACAACGCTGACGCCCAACAGATCGCCGCCAACAACCCCATTGCAAGGCTATGCTGTCTCAGAGTAGGGATTGGATGGTCACCAGGAGAAAGGAGGTGGTGAAGCTGCAGAGCGCGCCGTTCAATTCCATCTCCTTCGCACCAAGCCACAGTTCCTCTACTTCACCAATACATCCCTTCACAGTGCCAAACAAACTCTTCGCCATCTCTCCGTCCCTCTGCTATGTGAACCCATGCACGTCCTTTCCGCACCTACCTTTGTGGATGCATGGTACCGTTAGCGAAACTATGAAGAGACCATCAATGACTCTCGTTTTTAACGTCACAACGACTGTGTGTATTTAACGAGCGTTCTCTAATTGAGTTGCATTGTGTGTGAGTTAATTACGAACTCTCGGCATTATTAT
Coding sequences:
- a CDS encoding Non-specific serine/threonine protein kinase; this encodes MTEPAPVPPISPPPNPPTERPLHTLPPPFSEDALTPITQGAEALVYKTTFLTPSTPAVVKYRPPKPYRHPTLDKRLTRSRLLAEARSLVRVKREGVNVPGVLGCDADAGWLVLEYVDGRTVRSVLDTWAEEVKEEEKRVFSEGDDVGQLARVGGGRETEIMDLMGRVGREVGKLHELGVCHGDLTTSNLMLRFPDEEESGQTKPAGRMTTSAMREAAMNGEEPPPLEIPDEAPQSSERQSLAGKIYLIDFGLTSSTIQDEDRAVDLYVLERAFSATHPAAEPLFHEVLAAYGKSYKGAKSVLKRLEGVRLRGRKRSMLG